The genomic stretch GTGCGGCGAATTTTGCCTGGGCGAACCGCCAGTTGATCACTCATCGGGTCCGGGAATGCTTCGAACGGGTCTTCGGTCAAAGTGCCGAACATTTAGGAATGAGCGTGCTGTACGATGTGGCCCACAATATCGCCAAGATCGAGGAGTACGAGATCGAGGGAAAAAAACGCCGGCTCTGTGTCCACCGTAAGGGAGCGACTCGATCCTTGGGACCAGGCCAAAAAACTCTTCCCGAGAGATACCGGCCGGTAGGACAGCCGGTCCTGATTCCGGGGGACATGGGAACGGGCTCCTATATCCTGGCCGGAACCGAGCAGGCGATGGCGGAAACCTTTGGCTCCACTTGCCACGGGGCGGGGCGGATCCTCAGCCGGAAACAGGCAGACCAATTATCCCGGGGACGAAGCCTCGCTCACGAGCTCGAGGAGCGGGGGATTCAGGTTCTGGCTGACAGTGCCGCGACACTGCGGGAGGAGATTCCCGAAGCCTATAAAGACGTTCACCAGATCGTCGAGATCGTCGAACAGTCGGGACTTTCCCGGCGGGTTGCTTATGCCCGACCACTCGGAGTTGTGAAAGGGTAGGGGCGAGGAAGAGGAAACGGAATCATGCTGGACTGGAAATGGATCAGAGACAATCGGGAGATTGTTGAATATGCCCTCCACGTAAGGAAAACGGAATTTGATTTGGACGGGCTTTTTGCCCTGGATGAACGCCGTCGCACACTACAGCAGGAGGCTGACCGGCTGAAAGCGACCCGGAACGATGCCTCAGAACGGATCGGCCGACTGAAACAGGAGGGTTGGGACGCGGCGGAGGCCAGGCAGGAGGTCCAGACCATTTCCAGCGAGATCAAGCGAATCGATGGAGAGCTGAAGGGCTCGGAAGAAGAATGGAAGGAACGGTGTCTGTGGATTCCCAACATTCCCCATGCGAGTGTGTCGGTCGGTGAGGATGAACGGGACAACCAGGAAATAAAACGTTGGGGCACCCCGCGGACCTTCGATTTTGAACCGCTTCCCCACTGGGAGATCGGAGAAGGCCTGGACATTCTTGATTTTAAACGAGGAGCGAAGATCGCCGCCTCCCGGTTTTCCGTACTCAAGAACGCGGGAGCATTGCTTGAACGGGGCCTCATCAATTTTATGCTCGACTGGCATACGACCCGCAACGGATACCGGGAAGTTTTTCTACCCTTTCTGGTTAATATGGGCGCCCTGACCGGGACCGGTCAACTCCCCAAATTTTCCGATGAACTTTACCACTGTCAAGACGGGCTTTATCTGATTCCGACCGCGGAAGTTCCGGCGACGAATCTGCATGCCAATGAAATCCTACCCCAGGAATTTCTGCCCCTTTCCTACACGGCGTATACCGCTTGTTTTCGACGAGAAGCCGGGTCCTATGGGAAGGATGTGCGGGGCCTCATCCGCCAGCACCAGTTCAACAAGGTGGAGCTGGTCAAGTTCACTCACCCCGGCCGCTCCTATGCGGAACTCGAGATCTTGTTGCAGGATGCGGAGAGCGTTTTACAGGCGCTGGGCCTACCTTACCGGGTGGTCAGCCTGTGTACGGCCGACCTCGGATTCGCCTCGGCGAAAACCTACGATATCGAAGTCTTTATCCCATCACAGAATATGTACCGGGAAATCTCTTCCTGCAGTAATTTTGAAGATTTTCAGGCCCGGCGGGCGAACATCCGGTTTCGGGATGAAAACGGAAAGGCGAAGCTGGTCCATACCCTGAATGGTTCCGGCTTGGCGGTGGGTCGAACCATGGTCGCCATTCTGGAGAACTACCAGAACAAAGACGGGACTGTGACGATTCCGGAGGTTTTGCGTCCTTGCGTGAGAGGGATGGAGCGGATCGTTCCCCACAGCGGGGTGATATGATATTAAAACCGTCGGTATCGGCCTGATCGGCTACGGGTTTATCGGCCGGATTCATGCCCTGGCCTTCTCTTCTCTTCCCTATTATTACGGAGAACTTCCCGCCATTCCCCAGATCCGGGGGATTTGCACCTCACGGGAATCGACCGCCCGCCGGGCACAGGAAGAGAGCGGGGTTTCCTTCGTTACCTGGCGGGTGGAGGAACTCCTGGATCGGGAGGATATCGCTATCGTGGTGGTAGCTTCACCTAACGCCTTCCACCGGGAAGTTGTCGAGCTCGCCGCCCGGGCGGGAAAGGCGATCTATTGTGACAAGCCCCTGGCCATGAACTCTCGGGAAGCCGTCAGTATGCGGGAAGTCGTGGAGGAGACGGCGGTTCCTTTCGGAATGGCTTTTCAATATCGCTTTGTTCCGGCCATTCTCAGAGCCAGGCAATTGATTGAAGCCGGATTTCTCGGCGAAGTCTACCGGGTACGGGTCAGCTATCTTCACGCCGGCTACAATGATCCCGACCGGCCGATCAGCTGGCGCCTCCGCAAGGAACTTTCCGGGGGGGGCGCCCTGGCCGATCTGGGTTCCCATGCCGTGGATCTCGTCCGCTATCTGGTTGGAGAGATCCGCGTGGTGGCCGCTCGGGGCAGAACTTTTATAAAAACCCGGCCCGTCCATGACCAGAGCCGGGAGCGGGTCCCGGTCCAGGTGGATGACTGGTCCTTTGTCTCGTTTGAAGCGGACGAGGGCATTGAAGGGACGCTTGAAGCCAGCCGTTTTGCGACCGGAAGTTGTGATGATTTACGTCTGGAAATCGAAGGCATGAAGGGCGCCGTTCACTATCATTCCATGCAACCCAACTTTCTGAAGGTGTTCGATGTCCGGAAACCGGCCGGACCTTACGGCGGAGAGCGGGGGTTTCAATCTATCGAAACCGTGCAACAGTATCCGCCTCCCAACCGGATTCCCGGTAAATTTGCCGTGGGATGGGTCCGATTTCATGTCGCTTGCGCCCACGATTTCTTACTCCGTTATTTCGGCCGGGATGCGAGCGGGGCGACCATCGAAGACGGCGTGCGGGTCCAAGAGTTCCTGGACGATGCCTATCGATTGATGGGCTATTGAGCCGGAGATTGCGAACGATTGAAGATGGCCTGGAAAAGATTTATAATGATCAGGTCCCACAGCGGAGAGGTGTCCGAATTGGCAAGGGGCCGGTCTTGAAAACCGGTAAGCCGGAAGGCGATGTGGGTTCGAGTCCCACCCTCTCCGCCATCCCCCAGAAAAGGAATTCTATGCTCGAACGTCGATATTCTTTCCCACGTTCGCAAGGGAATCCAGAAGGGTTTGAACAACCTCCTTTTCTGAGTCGACGGCGCTTTTGAAAATTTGGTTGCGAAACGATTCTCTGGCTTTGGTTGTTTCGACCGCTGTCAACGCATGGGCAACCGAAAAGACCTGCTCAACGTTCGTGGTGTTCACCTCCGAATAGAGGGGGTTTAGGAAATC from Atribacteraceae bacterium encodes the following:
- the serS gene encoding serine--tRNA ligase; the encoded protein is MLDWKWIRDNREIVEYALHVRKTEFDLDGLFALDERRRTLQQEADRLKATRNDASERIGRLKQEGWDAAEARQEVQTISSEIKRIDGELKGSEEEWKERCLWIPNIPHASVSVGEDERDNQEIKRWGTPRTFDFEPLPHWEIGEGLDILDFKRGAKIAASRFSVLKNAGALLERGLINFMLDWHTTRNGYREVFLPFLVNMGALTGTGQLPKFSDELYHCQDGLYLIPTAEVPATNLHANEILPQEFLPLSYTAYTACFRREAGSYGKDVRGLIRQHQFNKVELVKFTHPGRSYAELEILLQDAESVLQALGLPYRVVSLCTADLGFASAKTYDIEVFIPSQNMYREISSCSNFEDFQARRANIRFRDENGKAKLVHTLNGSGLAVGRTMVAILENYQNKDGTVTIPEVLRPCVRGMERIVPHSGVI
- a CDS encoding Gfo/Idh/MocA family oxidoreductase gives rise to the protein MGYGFIGRIHALAFSSLPYYYGELPAIPQIRGICTSRESTARRAQEESGVSFVTWRVEELLDREDIAIVVVASPNAFHREVVELAARAGKAIYCDKPLAMNSREAVSMREVVEETAVPFGMAFQYRFVPAILRARQLIEAGFLGEVYRVRVSYLHAGYNDPDRPISWRLRKELSGGGALADLGSHAVDLVRYLVGEIRVVAARGRTFIKTRPVHDQSRERVPVQVDDWSFVSFEADEGIEGTLEASRFATGSCDDLRLEIEGMKGAVHYHSMQPNFLKVFDVRKPAGPYGGERGFQSIETVQQYPPPNRIPGKFAVGWVRFHVACAHDFLLRYFGRDASGATIEDGVRVQEFLDDAYRLMGY